The Candidatus Hydrogenedentota bacterium genome contains a region encoding:
- a CDS encoding beta-ketoacyl-[acyl-carrier-protein] synthase family protein has product MTPVPVVITGVGVLACNGLGRRAFWDALAAGKSGIGRIRRFDASEFPCQIGGELWEFSPSDFMGKRLVQHWHRHVHQAVAAARLAIEDAELHAGRYPDDRLAVAVGTSIGSPNEAYQEQVEAFESGGFRKVSKFASSAFSGHAATAHVSIEFGLRGPAVTVASGCATGLDVLAWGVNQIRLGNADAAVVGATESPLFPMSFATQCSLGILSRRNDEPEKAMRPFDRRRDGIVLSEGACTLVLERADFARARGARVFAEAAGNGSAAEARNPLILEQDGRALARAARIALREAGAEPADIDLIQAHGVAVEMYDRCETNAYKQVLGEQAYRVPVSAVKSMVGQAYAAGGLFGVAGALMALQEGIVPPTRNLDEPDPQCDLDYVPNQARLNDVRTALVASISFGGTHSAALLRRWN; this is encoded by the coding sequence ATGACGCCGGTCCCCGTCGTCATTACGGGGGTGGGCGTGCTGGCCTGCAACGGGCTGGGCCGGCGCGCCTTCTGGGATGCCCTGGCCGCCGGGAAATCCGGCATCGGCCGCATCCGCCGTTTCGATGCTTCCGAGTTCCCTTGCCAGATTGGCGGGGAACTCTGGGAGTTCTCACCCTCGGATTTCATGGGCAAACGCCTGGTGCAGCACTGGCACCGGCACGTGCATCAGGCCGTGGCGGCGGCTCGCCTGGCCATTGAAGACGCGGAACTTCATGCGGGCCGCTATCCCGACGACCGCCTCGCCGTGGCGGTAGGCACGAGCATCGGGTCCCCGAACGAGGCCTATCAGGAGCAGGTCGAGGCCTTCGAGTCCGGGGGATTCCGCAAGGTGAGCAAGTTCGCGTCGTCCGCGTTTTCGGGCCATGCGGCCACGGCGCACGTTTCTATCGAATTCGGGTTGCGCGGCCCGGCGGTCACGGTCGCAAGCGGTTGCGCGACGGGGCTGGACGTGCTCGCCTGGGGTGTGAACCAGATACGCCTGGGCAATGCCGACGCGGCCGTCGTGGGCGCCACGGAATCGCCGCTTTTCCCCATGTCCTTCGCGACCCAGTGCTCGCTGGGTATTCTGTCCCGGCGGAACGACGAACCGGAAAAGGCGATGCGGCCCTTTGACCGGCGCCGGGACGGCATCGTGCTGAGCGAAGGGGCGTGCACGCTGGTTCTGGAACGTGCGGACTTCGCGCGGGCCCGCGGCGCGCGGGTGTTCGCGGAAGCGGCGGGCAACGGCTCTGCCGCGGAGGCGCGCAATCCGCTTATCCTGGAACAGGACGGGCGCGCTCTGGCGCGTGCGGCGCGGATTGCGCTGCGCGAGGCAGGCGCGGAGCCCGCGGATATCGACCTTATCCAGGCTCACGGCGTGGCCGTCGAGATGTATGATCGCTGTGAAACAAACGCTTATAAGCAAGTGCTCGGAGAACAGGCTTACCGCGTGCCCGTTTCTGCTGTAAAATCTATGGTGGGCCAGGCCTACGCCGCGGGCGGGCTGTTTGGCGTGGCGGGCGCGTTGATGGCCTTGCAGGAGGGCATCGTTCCGCCCACGCGCAATCTGGATGAGCCGGACCCGCAGTGCGACCTGGACTACGTGCCGAATCAGGCGCGTCTGAATGACGTGCGTACGGCGCTTGTGGCGTCGATCAGCTTCGGCGGCACGCACAGTGCCGCCCTATTGCGGCGATGGAATTGA
- a CDS encoding GAF domain-containing protein: MASLLLGLTAVSSVAMGGVVLYRNSGKLSHRIFALLTLNLSLWALGVLVIIHCHTPDAARLWIKVTFMIAGFLPATFYHFCGCFPSHRFLGSRAVLAGLYSGAALVAIAAHTPWYLYELSVFPDEPPLVVYGPAFMSFGVFVAASMVASFGNLVTKLRVAAGVQRRQLEHVFLGVFASTVLATATNVLAPVMNIGSLELYGPCFMVFLMGVLAYSMIRYQLLDIWVIVSRSTVYAILTAAVVAIFLGSVAIVHYLVSATGHARDLLTTALAALLIALVIQPLRERVQLVLDRAMLKRRYDARLLMERISREAAQFMHLNSLLARVCEDIRNTLGVSQVRVVLAGEKQRDTLITEYSTRPEEIGRESIDYDFLLAYVAEHPEPIVLEELLHSRPTPARIRIAEQVADLDTFLCVPLKTASGVAGLLLLGEKTSRDIYTNEDITLFSTLAGPLGAAIENARLYRKIEEVNLHLERIMANMRGGVVAVGVNGVITTVNQGARDILGDVRAGQRMETLRPPLGDLLRRALAEQRPISDFETVIVGPDGENIPVLISASLLARNERESLGAMALVFNLTMIKRLEANVQRADRLSSLGTVAAGMAHEIKNPLVSIKTFTQLLPTRYQDLEFRTTFSEIVLQEVDRINAIVTRLLDFARPKPVRFAPQNVCRILQDTLTLVESQTRKLGIKVSANLIEGDREISGDDQQLHQVFLNLLLNAIDALQDSRERQITVTMRYDRAHLRRKDAPPLLDAECVKISIADTGCGIPQDALDQVFTPFFTTKANGSGLGLSVVQGIVSSHNGVIDVSSIPGMGTLFTLTFPLLTAGQPAQRHTL, translated from the coding sequence TTGGCAAGTCTGCTCCTTGGCCTCACGGCGGTGTCGAGCGTGGCCATGGGCGGAGTGGTCCTGTACCGGAACTCGGGCAAGCTGTCCCATCGTATCTTCGCCCTGCTCACGCTCAATCTTTCCTTGTGGGCGCTGGGCGTACTGGTGATCATCCACTGCCATACGCCGGATGCGGCCCGGCTCTGGATCAAGGTCACGTTCATGATCGCCGGTTTCCTGCCGGCCACCTTCTATCACTTCTGCGGCTGCTTTCCCAGTCATCGATTCCTGGGGTCGCGCGCGGTGCTCGCCGGGCTCTATTCGGGCGCGGCGCTGGTCGCCATCGCGGCGCATACCCCCTGGTACCTCTACGAGCTGTCCGTTTTCCCTGACGAGCCGCCGCTCGTTGTGTATGGCCCGGCCTTCATGAGTTTCGGCGTATTCGTTGCCGCGTCGATGGTCGCCTCGTTCGGCAACCTGGTGACGAAACTCCGCGTAGCCGCGGGCGTGCAGCGCCGCCAGCTCGAACACGTCTTCCTTGGCGTATTCGCCTCTACCGTGCTCGCCACCGCCACGAACGTGCTCGCGCCCGTCATGAACATCGGGTCTCTCGAACTCTACGGGCCGTGTTTCATGGTGTTTCTCATGGGCGTGCTTGCTTACAGCATGATTCGCTACCAGTTGCTGGACATCTGGGTGATCGTCTCGCGCAGCACCGTCTATGCGATTCTTACGGCGGCGGTCGTGGCGATTTTCCTCGGCTCCGTCGCCATCGTGCATTACCTGGTCAGCGCGACAGGCCACGCGCGCGACCTGTTGACCACGGCGCTGGCGGCCCTGCTTATTGCACTGGTCATCCAGCCCCTCCGGGAGCGGGTACAACTCGTGCTGGACCGGGCCATGCTGAAACGGCGCTACGATGCGCGCCTGCTCATGGAGCGTATCAGCCGCGAAGCCGCGCAATTCATGCATCTCAACTCGCTGCTTGCGCGGGTTTGCGAAGATATCCGGAACACGCTCGGCGTGTCGCAGGTGCGCGTCGTGCTCGCGGGGGAAAAGCAGCGCGACACCCTGATCACCGAATACTCGACACGCCCCGAGGAAATTGGCCGGGAAAGCATCGATTACGACTTCCTGCTTGCCTACGTAGCGGAGCACCCTGAACCCATCGTGCTTGAAGAGTTGCTGCACAGCCGCCCCACGCCGGCTCGTATCCGTATTGCGGAACAGGTGGCGGACCTGGACACCTTTCTCTGCGTGCCCCTGAAAACGGCGTCTGGCGTAGCCGGGCTCCTGCTGCTGGGCGAGAAGACCTCGCGCGACATCTACACCAATGAGGACATTACCCTGTTCTCCACCTTGGCGGGCCCGCTTGGCGCGGCCATTGAAAACGCCCGGCTGTACCGGAAGATTGAGGAGGTCAACCTGCACCTTGAACGGATCATGGCCAACATGCGCGGCGGCGTCGTTGCCGTCGGGGTAAACGGCGTGATCACTACGGTAAACCAGGGCGCGCGCGACATCCTGGGCGACGTGCGCGCGGGACAGCGCATGGAAACGCTGCGTCCGCCGCTGGGGGATCTGCTGCGCCGCGCCCTCGCGGAGCAGCGCCCGATCAGCGATTTTGAAACCGTTATCGTGGGACCGGACGGCGAGAACATCCCGGTCTTGATTTCCGCTTCGCTTTTGGCGCGCAATGAACGCGAGAGCCTCGGCGCGATGGCGCTCGTTTTCAATCTGACGATGATCAAGCGGCTTGAAGCCAACGTGCAGCGCGCGGACCGGTTGTCGTCGCTGGGCACGGTCGCGGCCGGCATGGCGCACGAGATCAAGAATCCGCTGGTCTCGATCAAGACCTTCACGCAGCTTCTCCCCACCCGCTATCAAGACCTGGAATTCCGTACGACGTTTTCGGAGATCGTCCTGCAGGAAGTGGACCGCATCAACGCCATCGTCACGCGTTTGCTGGACTTCGCCCGCCCGAAACCGGTGCGGTTCGCGCCGCAGAACGTGTGCCGCATCTTGCAGGACACCCTCACGCTTGTCGAGAGCCAGACGCGCAAGCTCGGCATCAAGGTCAGCGCGAACCTCATTGAAGGCGACCGTGAAATCAGCGGCGACGACCAGCAATTGCACCAGGTCTTCCTCAATCTGCTGCTGAACGCCATCGACGCTCTGCAGGACAGCCGCGAACGCCAGATCACCGTGACCATGCGGTATGACCGAGCGCACCTGCGCCGCAAGGATGCGCCCCCGCTGCTCGACGCGGAATGCGTCAAGATTTCCATCGCTGACACCGGATGCGGCATCCCGCAGGACGCGCTGGACCAGGTGTTCACGCCGTTCTTTACCACCAAGGCCAACGGCAGCGGGCTCGGTCTCTCGGTGGTGCAGGGCATTGTCAGCAGTCATAATGGAGTCATCGACGTGTCGAGCATTCCCGGC